Proteins encoded together in one Astatotilapia calliptera chromosome 7, fAstCal1.2, whole genome shotgun sequence window:
- the camsap1a gene encoding calmodulin-regulated spectrin-associated protein 1a isoform X5 has protein sequence MDVEVSAGRDSTWRRAAAATANDDGAGGGGGGGVMEAQVVPLELYDCARAKIDANLRWLFAKAYGTDHVPADLRDPFYTDQYEQEHIKPPIIRMLQSGDLYCRVCGLILHAEQASSLQNHQSVIQALSRKGIYVLETDNAPVSDLDLSASPIKMSAHIHLIDSLMMAYTVEMISIEKVVSSVKRFSTFSASKELPYDLEDVMLFWINKVNIKLREITEKECKMKQHLLDSPSHQKSPSKWYWKLVPVRYRRDHLSGRTLQHFPLLDDLLKDMCDGTALLAVIHFYCPELVRLEDICLKEVPSISESVYNIQLLMEFSNEYLNKCFYLKPEDLLYSPPVLKNNVMVFIAELFWWFEIVKPDFVQPRDLQDIRDVRLLLQPKTSRSYVPISNITKRSFLTSSHSADTLATPTSPDLSTKSSSTSPSVLPLRQRQQKVVEETTPDIRHRPNSLIGPDAQHQGSKMAWPERRTRPLSQPASYALHFAPEDDADSISLARSISKDSLASNIMSITPKHMLGAGLSQHRLSGQSLLSHMRIEDEEEEIEEEELVAVIHPSVFSRHRIGSNMEQDELEMQSAAPASKVCNASRPSCFDAGPFTLDCRGDSYYLEPLLPAIPKMAKEKSISLNKQEESGESRCRGTGNARNATAGVPRTSQRKSPSSCTPTQVVESVPSSLRQLIEDSAVDSQPGKKQSEGFFLHLSDEPDQHSSFSIDCMPEAGPDSDSDIADLEEDEEEEDQMELMKEEVKGGRGKCPEEDDTAEFGEFGEGESAKLREDMKVSEREDKEDCSGRSSPCPSTISWASSCSASGSASVKMTSFAERKLLKLGLRDGYSSTSSSQKTTPDGSDVTPCPPWQLRNDSTSGLLGKEPSTVMGKNTALSSPVVPSELLQLHMQLEEQRRAIEYQKKKMETVSARQRLKLGKAAFLNIVKKGGGRSDTLPLPLKHSKESLALTSADRSKSKSQTSRDDSCLDALKVRTKGGQREEGPMNTDNRLNALSQDNGAEPDINECSRSIELLNEAISTIQQQMMQLSLQQNLLMKQSVASPPDLVPSGPSTPPDTNPTQQTPSTSDSRSYAVHFVDISAGSAAPTRRPPKLSSSQRSKAPELKQSKENSKSVKKSNIQLPECAEGEEVESTAESSRTERSLQRNTTFRVQDSTGEGTGRLSDKLKSPDPPVISSTTQFPSQDGEQEKDAAVRSRMEVASGEESTRVKGQLIEVDLSELKDQLEDGTVDAPDCVAEGEQKNVLGFFFKDDEKAEDEMAKRRAAFLLKQQRKAEEARLRKLQQEAESELKRDEARRKAEEDRIRKEEEKARRELIKQEYLRRKQQALMEEQGLVKPRPRTKARRNRPKSLHREESSSLSKGSATPDLSCSHRGSTLSLATDADSVISGGAESNRAGSVCSMESFPLSRASSRNMERDWENVSIASSITSNEYTGPKLFKEPSSKSNKPIIINAIAHCCLAGKVNEVQKSVVLEELEKCESNHLIILFRDGGCQFRAIYSYSPDTEEIIKFSGTGPRTINRKMIDKLYKYSSDRKQFTVIPAKTVSVSVDALTIHNHLWQVKRPGSARRK, from the exons ATGGATGTGGAGGTGAGTGCTGGCAGGGACAGCACTTGGAGGAGAGCAGCGGCAGCAACAGCAAATGATGatggtgctggtggtggtggtggaggaggggtCATGGAGGCTCAGGTTGTACCGCTGGAGCTGTACGACTGTGCAAGAGCCAAAATAGACGCAAATCTCCGCTGGTTGTTTGCCAAAGCCTATGGCACAG ATCATGTTCCTGCAGACCTGCGGGACCCCTTCTACACAGACCAGTATGAGCAGGAACACATCAAACCCCCCATCATCCGCATGCTGCAGTCTGGAGATCTCTACTGTCGTGTGTGCGGGCTCATCCTTCACGCCGAGCAGGCCAGCTCACTCCAAAACCACCAGTCTGTCATCCAGGCTCTGTCGAGAAAAGGCATCTATGTCCTGGAGACCGACAACGCGCCAGTTTCAGATCTGGATCTCAGCGCTTCTCCCATCAAAATG AGCGCACACATCCACCTCATTGATTCCCTGATGATGGCCTATACGGTGGAGATGATCAGCATAGAGAAGGTGGTGTCCAGTGTCAAGCGCTTTTCAACCTTCAGTGCCTCAAAGGAGCTTCCTTATGACCTGGAAGATGTGATGCTGTTTTGGATCAACAAG GTGAACATAAAGTTGAGGGAGATCACAGAAAAAGAGTGTAAAATGAAGCAACATCTTCTTGACTCACCGAGTCACCAGAAG TCTCCCTCCAAATGGTACTGGAAGCTTGTACCT GTGCGTTACCGCAGAGATCACCTATCAGGTCGAACGCTCCAGCACTTCCCCTTGTTGGACGACCTGTTGAAAGACATGTGTGATGGCACAGCTCTGCTGGCTGTGATCCACTTTTATTGCCCAGAACTCGTTAGACTGGAAG ATATCTGTCTGAAGGAGGTTCCCTCTATCAGTGAAAGTGTTTACAATATCCAACTACTGATGGAGTTTTCAAACGAGTATTTGAACAAATGCTTCTATCTGAAGCCTGAAGACCTGCTGTACTCCCCACCGGTACTAAAG AATAATGTGATGGTCTTCATTGCCGAGCTGTTTTGGTGGTTTGAGATTGTGAAGCCAGACTTTGTTCAACCCCGGGATCTTCAGGATATCAGAGATG TGAGACTGCTGCTGCAGCCTAAAACTTCTCGATCCTATGTACCCATCTCCAACATCACTAAACGAAGTTTCCTGACATCATCGCACTCTGCTGACACCCTGGCCACGCCCACAAGCCCTGACCTCAG CACTAAATCAAGCTCCACAAGCCCATCTGTGCTGCCTCtgagacagagacaacagaAAGTGGTTGAGGAGACCactccag ATATAAGGCATAGGCCTAACTCTCTGATAGGCCCAGATGCGCAACATCAGGGCTCCAAAATGGCCTGGCCAGAGAGAAGGACGAG GCCTTTATCCCAGCCTGCATCCTATGCCCTGCATTTTGCCCCAGAGGATGATGCAGACAGTATCAGTCTTGCTCGCTCCATTAGCAAAGACAGCTTAGCCTCCAACATAATGAGCATTACTCCTAAACACATGCTGGGTGCGGGTCTGTCTCAGCATAGACTTAGTGGTCAAAGCCTGCTTAGTCACATGCGCATagaggatgaagaagaagaaatagaaGAGGAGGAACTGGTTGCCGTTATCCATCCTTCTGTATTTTCTAGACATCGAATCGGGAGCAACATGGAGCAGGACGAGCTGGAAATGCAGAGTGCAGCTCCTGCCTCAAAAGTATGTAATGCTTCTCGTCCTTCCTGTTTCGATGCGGGCCCTTTTACTCTGGACTGCCGAGGCGACAGCTATTATCTGGAGCCTTTGTTGCCTGCCATCCCTAAAATGGCCAAAGAGAAAAGCATCAGCCTGAACAAGCAGGAGGAGAGCGGTGAGAGTCGCTGCAGAGGCACgggaaatgcaagaaatgcaacGGCCGGTGTCCCGCGGACCTCACAGAGGAAATCCCCCAGCAGCTGTACACCCACGCAAGTGGTGGAATCAGTTCCTAGCTCTCTCAGGCAACTGATCGAGGATTCAGCAGTCGACTCTCAGCCTGGAAAGAAGCAATCTGAAGGCTTTTTCCTTCACTTGTCAGATGAGCCAGACCAGCACAGTTCTTTCTCCATAGATTGCATGCCAGAGGCAGGGCCCGATTCTGACTCTGACATCGCAGACctggaggaggatgaagaggaagaagatcaGATGGAGCTGATGAAAGAGGAGGTgaagggagggaggggaaaGTGCCCAGAAGAGGACGACACGGCTGAATTTGGAGAATTTGGAGAGGGAGAGTCAGCCAAACTCAGAGAAGACATGAAGGTAAGCGAGCGGGAGGATAAGGAAGATTGCAGTGGGCGCTCTAGCCCTTGCCCTAGTACCATATCATGGGCGAGCAGCTGCAGTGCTTCGGGCAGCGCCAGTGTCAAGATGACCAGCTTTGCAGAGAGAAAGCTCCTCAAACTTGGTCTCCGTGACGGATACTCAAGTACCAGCAGCTCCCAAAAGACAACACCTGATGGCTCTGATGTCACCCCCTGCCCTCCCTGGCAACTGAGGAATGACTCCACCTCGGGTTTGCTGGGGAAAGAACCGAGCACTGTGATGGGGAAGAATACGGCACTTAGTTCTCCAGTTGTGCCTTCAGAGCTACTGCAACTTCACATGCAACTGGAAGAGCAGAGACGCGCAATCGAATATCAGAAGAAAAAGATGGAGACGGTGTCAGCCAGGCAGAGATTAAAGCTTGGGAAAGCTGCTTTCTTGAACATTGTTAAGAAGGGTGGGGGGCGCAGCGACACTCTTCCTTTACCCCTCAAACACTCCAAGGAATCCTTGGCGCTAACATCTGCTGACAGGAGTAAATCAAAGAGCCAGACCAGCAGAGATGATTCTTGTCTTGATGCTCTAAAGGTTCGAACAAAGGGAGGTCAAAGAGAGGAAGGACCGATGAACACAGACAACAGATTAAACGCTCTCTCCCAGGATAACGGAGCTGAACCTGATATAAATGAGTGCTCCCGTTCCATAGAGCTGCTCAATGAAGCTATTAGTACTATTCAGCAGCAGATGATGCAACTCTCATTACAGCAAAACCTGCTCATGAAGCAGAGCGTGGCCTCCCCTCCAGACTTGGTGCCGTCAGGCCCAAGCACACCCCCTGACACAAACCCAACACAACAAACACCTTCTACCTCAGACTCCAGATCTTATGCAGTTCACTTTGTAGATATCAGTGCCGGCAGTGCTGCACCAACTCGTCGTCCTCCCAAGCTTAGCTCCAGCCAGCGCAGCAAAGCCCCAGAGCTGAAACAGAGTAAAGAAAACAGCAAGAGTGTCAAAAAATCAAACATCCAACTTCCAGAATGTGCTgaaggggaggaggtggagagtaCTGCTGAGAGCTCTAGGACTGAGAGAAGCCTTCAGAGGAACACCACCTTCAGGGTCCAAGACAGCACAGGAGAGGGAACAGGGCGCCTCTCAGACAAACTCAAATCACCAGACCCACCAGTTATCTCCAGTACGACTCAATTTCCATCACAGGATGGAGAGCAGGAGAAGGACGCAGCTGTCAGGTCAAGGATGGAGGTTGCCAGTGGGGAGGAGAGCACAAGAGTCAAGGGTCAGCTGATTGAAGTCGACTTGTCAGAGCTCAAAGATCAACTCGAGGATGGCACTGTAGACGCCCCAGACTGCGTGGCAGAAGGCGAGCAGAAGAACGTGTTGGGCTTCTTCTTCAAG GATGATGAAAAGGCAGAGGACGAAATGGCGAAACGTCGCGCTGCCTTCCTCCTCAAACAGCAGCGCAAAGCCGAAGAGGCGAGACTACGCAAACTTCAGCAGGAGGCTGAGAGCGAGCTCAAGCGTGATGAGGCCCG GCGAAAGGCTGAAGAGGATCGCATTCGTaaggaggaagagaaggcaCGGCGAGAGCTGATTAAGCAGGAATACTTACGGCGGAAGCAACAAGCCCTGATGGAGGAGCAGGGTCTGGTCAAACCTCGCCCACGGACCAAAGCCCGCAGGAACAGGCCTAAATCGCTGCACCGTGAAGAGTCCAGCAGTCTCTCCAAAGGATCCGCTACAC CCGATCTGAGCTGCAGTCATCGAGGATCAACGCTCTCTTTGGCAACTGATGCAGACAGCGTTATCTCCGGAGgggcagagtcaaacag GGCTGGATCTGTGTGCTCTATGGAGTCATTCCCCCTAAGCAGGGCCTCCAGTAGGAACATGGAACGGGACTGGGAGAACGTCTCTATAGCCTCTTCCATTACTTCGAATGAGTATACTG GTCCCAAACTCTTCAAGGAGCCGAGCTCCAAGTCCAACAAGCCAATCATCATCAATGCCATCGCCCACTGCTGCCTGGCCGGAAAGGTTAATGAAGTGCAGAAGAGCGTTGTTCTTGAG GAACTAGAAAAGTGCGAGTCCAATCACCTGATCATCCTCTTCCGTGACGGCGGGTGCCAGTTTCGCGCCATTTACTCGTACTCTCCGGACACTGAGGAGATCATCAAGTTTTCAGGCACAGGACCGCGCACCATCAACCGAAAGATGATCGACAAGCTCTACAAGTACAGCTCAGACCGCAAGCAGTTCACTGTCATCCCCGCCAAGACTGTGTCGGTCAGCGTGGACGCTCTGACCATCCACAATCACCTGTGGCAGGTCAAGAGACCAGGGAGTGCACGAAGAAAATGA
- the camsap1a gene encoding calmodulin-regulated spectrin-associated protein 1a isoform X6 produces MDVEVSAGRDSTWRRAAAATANDDGAGGGGGGGVMEAQVVPLELYDCARAKIDANLRWLFAKAYGTDHVPADLRDPFYTDQYEQEHIKPPIIRMLQSGDLYCRVCGLILHAEQASSLQNHQSVIQALSRKGIYVLETDNAPVSDLDLSASPIKMSAHIHLIDSLMMAYTVEMISIEKVVSSVKRFSTFSASKELPYDLEDVMLFWINKVNIKLREITEKECKMKQHLLDSPSHQKVRYRRDHLSGRTLQHFPLLDDLLKDMCDGTALLAVIHFYCPELVRLEDICLKEVPSISESVYNIQLLMEFSNEYLNKCFYLKPEDLLYSPPVLKNNVMVFIAELFWWFEIVKPDFVQPRDLQDIRDVRLLLQPKTSRSYVPISNITKRSFLTSSHSADTLATPTSPDLSTKSSSTSPSVLPLRQRQQKVVEETTPDIRHRPNSLIGPDAQHQGSKMAWPERRTRPLSQPASYALHFAPEDDADSISLARSISKDSLASNIMSITPKHMLGAGLSQHRLSGQSLLSHMRIEDEEEEIEEEELVAVIHPSVFSRHRIGSNMEQDELEMQSAAPASKVCNASRPSCFDAGPFTLDCRGDSYYLEPLLPAIPKMAKEKSISLNKQEESGESRCRGTGNARNATAGVPRTSQRKSPSSCTPTQVVESVPSSLRQLIEDSAVDSQPGKKQSEGFFLHLSDEPDQHSSFSIDCMPEAGPDSDSDIADLEEDEEEEDQMELMKEEVKGGRGKCPEEDDTAEFGEFGEGESAKLREDMKVSEREDKEDCSGRSSPCPSTISWASSCSASGSASVKMTSFAERKLLKLGLRDGYSSTSSSQKTTPDGSDVTPCPPWQLRNDSTSGLLGKEPSTVMGKNTALSSPVVPSELLQLHMQLEEQRRAIEYQKKKMETVSARQRLKLGKAAFLNIVKKGGGRSDTLPLPLKHSKESLALTSADRSKSKSQTSRDDSCLDALKVRTKGGQREEGPMNTDNRLNALSQDNGAEPDINECSRSIELLNEAISTIQQQMMQLSLQQNLLMKQSVASPPDLVPSGPSTPPDTNPTQQTPSTSDSRSYAVHFVDISAGSAAPTRRPPKLSSSQRSKAPELKQSKENSKSVKKSNIQLPECAEGEEVESTAESSRTERSLQRNTTFRVQDSTGEGTGRLSDKLKSPDPPVISSTTQFPSQDGEQEKDAAVRSRMEVASGEESTRVKGQLIEVDLSELKDQLEDGTVDAPDCVAEGEQKNVLGFFFKDDEKAEDEMAKRRAAFLLKQQRKAEEARLRKLQQEAESELKRDEARRKAEEDRIRKEEEKARRELIKQEYLRRKQQALMEEQGLVKPRPRTKARRNRPKSLHREESSSLSKGSATPDLSCSHRGSTLSLATDADSVISGGAESNRAGSVCSMESFPLSRASSRNMERDWENVSIASSITSNEYTGPKLFKEPSSKSNKPIIINAIAHCCLAGKVNEVQKSVVLEELEKCESNHLIILFRDGGCQFRAIYSYSPDTEEIIKFSGTGPRTINRKMIDKLYKYSSDRKQFTVIPAKTVSVSVDALTIHNHLWQVKRPGSARRK; encoded by the exons ATGGATGTGGAGGTGAGTGCTGGCAGGGACAGCACTTGGAGGAGAGCAGCGGCAGCAACAGCAAATGATGatggtgctggtggtggtggtggaggaggggtCATGGAGGCTCAGGTTGTACCGCTGGAGCTGTACGACTGTGCAAGAGCCAAAATAGACGCAAATCTCCGCTGGTTGTTTGCCAAAGCCTATGGCACAG ATCATGTTCCTGCAGACCTGCGGGACCCCTTCTACACAGACCAGTATGAGCAGGAACACATCAAACCCCCCATCATCCGCATGCTGCAGTCTGGAGATCTCTACTGTCGTGTGTGCGGGCTCATCCTTCACGCCGAGCAGGCCAGCTCACTCCAAAACCACCAGTCTGTCATCCAGGCTCTGTCGAGAAAAGGCATCTATGTCCTGGAGACCGACAACGCGCCAGTTTCAGATCTGGATCTCAGCGCTTCTCCCATCAAAATG AGCGCACACATCCACCTCATTGATTCCCTGATGATGGCCTATACGGTGGAGATGATCAGCATAGAGAAGGTGGTGTCCAGTGTCAAGCGCTTTTCAACCTTCAGTGCCTCAAAGGAGCTTCCTTATGACCTGGAAGATGTGATGCTGTTTTGGATCAACAAG GTGAACATAAAGTTGAGGGAGATCACAGAAAAAGAGTGTAAAATGAAGCAACATCTTCTTGACTCACCGAGTCACCAGAAG GTGCGTTACCGCAGAGATCACCTATCAGGTCGAACGCTCCAGCACTTCCCCTTGTTGGACGACCTGTTGAAAGACATGTGTGATGGCACAGCTCTGCTGGCTGTGATCCACTTTTATTGCCCAGAACTCGTTAGACTGGAAG ATATCTGTCTGAAGGAGGTTCCCTCTATCAGTGAAAGTGTTTACAATATCCAACTACTGATGGAGTTTTCAAACGAGTATTTGAACAAATGCTTCTATCTGAAGCCTGAAGACCTGCTGTACTCCCCACCGGTACTAAAG AATAATGTGATGGTCTTCATTGCCGAGCTGTTTTGGTGGTTTGAGATTGTGAAGCCAGACTTTGTTCAACCCCGGGATCTTCAGGATATCAGAGATG TGAGACTGCTGCTGCAGCCTAAAACTTCTCGATCCTATGTACCCATCTCCAACATCACTAAACGAAGTTTCCTGACATCATCGCACTCTGCTGACACCCTGGCCACGCCCACAAGCCCTGACCTCAG CACTAAATCAAGCTCCACAAGCCCATCTGTGCTGCCTCtgagacagagacaacagaAAGTGGTTGAGGAGACCactccag ATATAAGGCATAGGCCTAACTCTCTGATAGGCCCAGATGCGCAACATCAGGGCTCCAAAATGGCCTGGCCAGAGAGAAGGACGAG GCCTTTATCCCAGCCTGCATCCTATGCCCTGCATTTTGCCCCAGAGGATGATGCAGACAGTATCAGTCTTGCTCGCTCCATTAGCAAAGACAGCTTAGCCTCCAACATAATGAGCATTACTCCTAAACACATGCTGGGTGCGGGTCTGTCTCAGCATAGACTTAGTGGTCAAAGCCTGCTTAGTCACATGCGCATagaggatgaagaagaagaaatagaaGAGGAGGAACTGGTTGCCGTTATCCATCCTTCTGTATTTTCTAGACATCGAATCGGGAGCAACATGGAGCAGGACGAGCTGGAAATGCAGAGTGCAGCTCCTGCCTCAAAAGTATGTAATGCTTCTCGTCCTTCCTGTTTCGATGCGGGCCCTTTTACTCTGGACTGCCGAGGCGACAGCTATTATCTGGAGCCTTTGTTGCCTGCCATCCCTAAAATGGCCAAAGAGAAAAGCATCAGCCTGAACAAGCAGGAGGAGAGCGGTGAGAGTCGCTGCAGAGGCACgggaaatgcaagaaatgcaacGGCCGGTGTCCCGCGGACCTCACAGAGGAAATCCCCCAGCAGCTGTACACCCACGCAAGTGGTGGAATCAGTTCCTAGCTCTCTCAGGCAACTGATCGAGGATTCAGCAGTCGACTCTCAGCCTGGAAAGAAGCAATCTGAAGGCTTTTTCCTTCACTTGTCAGATGAGCCAGACCAGCACAGTTCTTTCTCCATAGATTGCATGCCAGAGGCAGGGCCCGATTCTGACTCTGACATCGCAGACctggaggaggatgaagaggaagaagatcaGATGGAGCTGATGAAAGAGGAGGTgaagggagggaggggaaaGTGCCCAGAAGAGGACGACACGGCTGAATTTGGAGAATTTGGAGAGGGAGAGTCAGCCAAACTCAGAGAAGACATGAAGGTAAGCGAGCGGGAGGATAAGGAAGATTGCAGTGGGCGCTCTAGCCCTTGCCCTAGTACCATATCATGGGCGAGCAGCTGCAGTGCTTCGGGCAGCGCCAGTGTCAAGATGACCAGCTTTGCAGAGAGAAAGCTCCTCAAACTTGGTCTCCGTGACGGATACTCAAGTACCAGCAGCTCCCAAAAGACAACACCTGATGGCTCTGATGTCACCCCCTGCCCTCCCTGGCAACTGAGGAATGACTCCACCTCGGGTTTGCTGGGGAAAGAACCGAGCACTGTGATGGGGAAGAATACGGCACTTAGTTCTCCAGTTGTGCCTTCAGAGCTACTGCAACTTCACATGCAACTGGAAGAGCAGAGACGCGCAATCGAATATCAGAAGAAAAAGATGGAGACGGTGTCAGCCAGGCAGAGATTAAAGCTTGGGAAAGCTGCTTTCTTGAACATTGTTAAGAAGGGTGGGGGGCGCAGCGACACTCTTCCTTTACCCCTCAAACACTCCAAGGAATCCTTGGCGCTAACATCTGCTGACAGGAGTAAATCAAAGAGCCAGACCAGCAGAGATGATTCTTGTCTTGATGCTCTAAAGGTTCGAACAAAGGGAGGTCAAAGAGAGGAAGGACCGATGAACACAGACAACAGATTAAACGCTCTCTCCCAGGATAACGGAGCTGAACCTGATATAAATGAGTGCTCCCGTTCCATAGAGCTGCTCAATGAAGCTATTAGTACTATTCAGCAGCAGATGATGCAACTCTCATTACAGCAAAACCTGCTCATGAAGCAGAGCGTGGCCTCCCCTCCAGACTTGGTGCCGTCAGGCCCAAGCACACCCCCTGACACAAACCCAACACAACAAACACCTTCTACCTCAGACTCCAGATCTTATGCAGTTCACTTTGTAGATATCAGTGCCGGCAGTGCTGCACCAACTCGTCGTCCTCCCAAGCTTAGCTCCAGCCAGCGCAGCAAAGCCCCAGAGCTGAAACAGAGTAAAGAAAACAGCAAGAGTGTCAAAAAATCAAACATCCAACTTCCAGAATGTGCTgaaggggaggaggtggagagtaCTGCTGAGAGCTCTAGGACTGAGAGAAGCCTTCAGAGGAACACCACCTTCAGGGTCCAAGACAGCACAGGAGAGGGAACAGGGCGCCTCTCAGACAAACTCAAATCACCAGACCCACCAGTTATCTCCAGTACGACTCAATTTCCATCACAGGATGGAGAGCAGGAGAAGGACGCAGCTGTCAGGTCAAGGATGGAGGTTGCCAGTGGGGAGGAGAGCACAAGAGTCAAGGGTCAGCTGATTGAAGTCGACTTGTCAGAGCTCAAAGATCAACTCGAGGATGGCACTGTAGACGCCCCAGACTGCGTGGCAGAAGGCGAGCAGAAGAACGTGTTGGGCTTCTTCTTCAAG GATGATGAAAAGGCAGAGGACGAAATGGCGAAACGTCGCGCTGCCTTCCTCCTCAAACAGCAGCGCAAAGCCGAAGAGGCGAGACTACGCAAACTTCAGCAGGAGGCTGAGAGCGAGCTCAAGCGTGATGAGGCCCG GCGAAAGGCTGAAGAGGATCGCATTCGTaaggaggaagagaaggcaCGGCGAGAGCTGATTAAGCAGGAATACTTACGGCGGAAGCAACAAGCCCTGATGGAGGAGCAGGGTCTGGTCAAACCTCGCCCACGGACCAAAGCCCGCAGGAACAGGCCTAAATCGCTGCACCGTGAAGAGTCCAGCAGTCTCTCCAAAGGATCCGCTACAC CCGATCTGAGCTGCAGTCATCGAGGATCAACGCTCTCTTTGGCAACTGATGCAGACAGCGTTATCTCCGGAGgggcagagtcaaacag GGCTGGATCTGTGTGCTCTATGGAGTCATTCCCCCTAAGCAGGGCCTCCAGTAGGAACATGGAACGGGACTGGGAGAACGTCTCTATAGCCTCTTCCATTACTTCGAATGAGTATACTG GTCCCAAACTCTTCAAGGAGCCGAGCTCCAAGTCCAACAAGCCAATCATCATCAATGCCATCGCCCACTGCTGCCTGGCCGGAAAGGTTAATGAAGTGCAGAAGAGCGTTGTTCTTGAG GAACTAGAAAAGTGCGAGTCCAATCACCTGATCATCCTCTTCCGTGACGGCGGGTGCCAGTTTCGCGCCATTTACTCGTACTCTCCGGACACTGAGGAGATCATCAAGTTTTCAGGCACAGGACCGCGCACCATCAACCGAAAGATGATCGACAAGCTCTACAAGTACAGCTCAGACCGCAAGCAGTTCACTGTCATCCCCGCCAAGACTGTGTCGGTCAGCGTGGACGCTCTGACCATCCACAATCACCTGTGGCAGGTCAAGAGACCAGGGAGTGCACGAAGAAAATGA